The stretch of DNA AAGATAGTTCTTCTTTAAAAGGGACGTTAGCTTCCGTTTTCTTGTTAGGGGTTATCCTAATAGTTACGTGGGTTAGCGTTTACTCATTATTTTTAGATCGTTCTTAATTGAAGAGAGGGGAAAAAGCCATGCATTTGCATAAGTTTGAAAAAATTTGGCTTATCTTCGGTATAGGATCGCTGCTTGTATTTTTAACCGTACTAGGTGTCAGCGCTTTCTATCTCGGAAATCAGCCTCCAAGCTGTTTGGCAACAATAGATCCTGAAAAGGTAGATACAACTGCTCCTTTTAATGAACCTGGGCTTAAAAAAGTTGAAGGTAAAGAATGGGACTATGAATTAGTATTCGTTGCTTCTGCATTTAATTATACACCTGGTGAAGTTCAAATTCCAAAAGGTGCAAAAGTAAAAGTTATTGCTACAACAAAGGATGTTATCCATGGATTTGAAGTAGCAGG from Cytobacillus dafuensis encodes:
- a CDS encoding cytochrome c oxidase subunit II; protein product: MHLHKFEKIWLIFGIGSLLVFLTVLGVSAFYLGNQPPSCLATIDPEKVDTTAPFNEPGLKKVEGKEWDYELVFVASAFNYTPGEVQIPKGAKVKVIATTKDVIHGFEVAGTNVNMMLEPGYISELVYTFNKTGEFLILCNEYCGVGHHMMTSKIEVVE